A genome region from Novipirellula galeiformis includes the following:
- a CDS encoding peptidylprolyl isomerase — protein MIHRVFLLTMSTLVLMVGFSFPDMRIAAAVTQEASPAEDASPAQDDETATPETATPETATPKNANPESETPAPEMPTPKNPHAIEGSNPFGESNPLSKATPFIIAADGKPYELNEEAKQAKAKYDAAKQKLVEATTEMRVIHTLYMNGEDQSPEAFERFRESRSKTRVILDEVFDTAYEYLLLAPDEEPIQYLLTMLEHRYKTSDYSPSTMTASALLIDLGFNSRFLFHSAARASICSGEFETAKRIYAYLKPEDFDDLDKRLSYQLEEIQQQWLVEQQLREQDAKKDLPRIKMKTTRGDIIIELFLEEAPSTVSHFIKLTEEGYYDGLDFYQVVDNLLALTGDESGSGGGNTGQYLIDEHQRDGARNAFRGSLAMAKLPKNDSGDFVENSASSQFAIFFTPLPGVSKVQTVFGRVIEGMEFLTELRRVDPSKEKKQGEVVFPPDRVIAAEVIRRPDELPEPVYRK, from the coding sequence ATGATTCATCGCGTGTTCCTATTAACCATGTCGACCTTGGTTTTGATGGTGGGATTTTCATTCCCCGACATGCGAATCGCAGCGGCGGTCACCCAAGAAGCTTCCCCAGCGGAGGATGCGTCCCCAGCTCAGGATGACGAAACAGCAACGCCTGAAACAGCAACGCCTGAAACAGCAACGCCTAAAAACGCGAATCCCGAATCCGAGACGCCAGCCCCCGAGATGCCAACCCCGAAGAACCCTCACGCGATCGAGGGCTCCAACCCCTTTGGTGAGTCCAACCCTTTGAGCAAGGCGACTCCCTTCATTATCGCTGCGGACGGCAAACCGTATGAATTGAACGAGGAAGCCAAGCAGGCAAAAGCGAAATACGACGCCGCTAAACAAAAATTAGTCGAAGCGACGACGGAGATGCGAGTCATTCATACGCTGTATATGAACGGCGAGGACCAATCGCCGGAGGCGTTCGAACGTTTTCGTGAATCGAGAAGCAAGACTCGAGTGATCTTAGATGAAGTCTTCGATACCGCTTACGAATACCTGCTTCTGGCGCCCGATGAAGAGCCCATTCAGTACCTTTTGACGATGCTCGAACATCGATACAAAACGTCCGATTATTCGCCATCGACAATGACCGCGAGCGCGTTGCTGATCGACCTAGGCTTCAATTCGAGGTTCTTGTTTCACTCTGCCGCTCGGGCGTCGATATGCTCAGGCGAATTTGAAACGGCGAAAAGGATTTATGCGTATTTAAAGCCAGAAGACTTCGATGACCTGGACAAGCGTCTGTCCTACCAATTGGAAGAAATTCAGCAGCAATGGTTAGTCGAGCAACAGCTTCGTGAGCAGGATGCAAAGAAAGACCTCCCTCGAATCAAAATGAAAACAACTCGGGGCGACATCATCATCGAGCTGTTCTTGGAGGAAGCCCCATCGACGGTTTCCCACTTCATCAAGTTGACCGAAGAAGGCTACTACGACGGACTCGACTTCTATCAAGTGGTCGACAACTTGCTGGCGTTGACCGGCGACGAATCGGGAAGCGGTGGAGGCAACACCGGACAATACCTGATCGACGAACATCAGCGTGACGGAGCCCGAAACGCATTTCGCGGCTCGCTTGCGATGGCGAAACTACCCAAAAACGATAGCGGTGATTTCGTCGAAAACAGCGCCAGTAGCCAATTTGCAATCTTCTTCACCCCACTGCCTGGGGTCAGCAAAGTGCAAACCGTATTCGGTCGAGTGATCGAGGGAATGGAATTCCTAACCGAGCTCCGACGCGTCGATCCCAGTAAAGAAAAGAAGCAAGGCGAAGTCGTCTTCCCGCCCGATCGTGTGATTGCAGCCGAAGTGATTCGTCGACCGGATGAATTACCCGAGCCGGTTTACCGGAAATAG
- a CDS encoding substrate-binding domain-containing protein, which produces MNHQVAIVMSEVFLRRLIPSLTPFVHRQQDYRILSIHRPLEELERLLGELQPNGLITEWLPQTTEAILTLNRGIPTVIVDTDYGYPGVLSVDVDDWAVGREAAQTFLRSGYRSFACLGNGMPYSDQRIEGFQAALTNQAAFAIHTETGFERAQYGESFVRPSAAFERWLAQLPKPVAIFAVHDPLGRFLCGVCHQLGLQVPEEVAVIGANNDELVCGLTYPMLSSVAIPWGTLGATVGEAMQRFVSGEQLDCSKPRLIPPSGVVLRHSANHFAVDDPLLRRAMSFLSERLQDPINVGTMCDELNVARRTVERKFKEHYRCTPWEMLCQLRVTQAKRLLVETNHSVALISQLCGFNDPERMAVVFKRLIGEPPTHYRKFYAAAMSP; this is translated from the coding sequence ATGAATCATCAAGTTGCGATCGTGATGTCCGAGGTCTTTCTGCGCCGGCTGATCCCCTCGCTAACGCCGTTTGTCCATCGCCAGCAAGATTACCGGATCTTGAGCATCCACCGTCCGCTCGAGGAGCTCGAGCGACTGCTCGGCGAACTGCAACCAAACGGGCTGATCACAGAATGGTTACCGCAAACCACCGAGGCGATCTTGACGTTGAACCGGGGCATCCCGACCGTGATTGTCGATACGGATTACGGTTATCCAGGTGTGCTCAGCGTGGATGTGGATGATTGGGCGGTGGGGCGTGAAGCGGCGCAAACGTTCCTGCGTTCGGGCTACCGCAGCTTTGCCTGTCTCGGCAACGGAATGCCTTATTCGGACCAGCGGATCGAAGGATTTCAAGCGGCGTTAACGAACCAGGCAGCGTTTGCGATTCACACCGAGACGGGTTTTGAGCGGGCGCAATACGGCGAGTCGTTTGTCCGGCCGAGCGCCGCGTTTGAGCGTTGGTTAGCGCAGTTGCCCAAACCGGTCGCGATCTTTGCGGTTCACGATCCGTTGGGCCGCTTTCTGTGTGGCGTTTGTCATCAATTGGGGCTGCAGGTGCCCGAAGAAGTGGCCGTGATTGGGGCCAACAATGACGAACTCGTCTGTGGTTTGACCTATCCAATGCTTTCCAGTGTCGCGATCCCCTGGGGGACTCTCGGCGCGACCGTGGGCGAGGCGATGCAACGATTCGTCTCAGGGGAGCAACTGGACTGCTCGAAACCGCGATTGATTCCGCCCAGCGGCGTGGTGTTGCGACACTCGGCGAATCATTTCGCAGTGGACGATCCACTGCTCCGCCGCGCCATGTCCTTTCTATCCGAACGACTTCAGGATCCAATCAACGTGGGCACAATGTGCGACGAATTGAACGTGGCTCGGCGGACGGTGGAGAGGAAGTTCAAGGAGCATTACCGCTGCACGCCCTGGGAAATGCTTTGCCAATTGCGAGTCACCCAAGCGAAGCGATTACTGGTTGAAACGAATCACTCCGTGGCGCTCATTTCACAACTATGCGGCTTCAATGATCCCGAGCGGATGGCGGTCGTCTTCAAACGACTGATCGGAGAGCCCCCTACGCACTACCGGAAATTTTACGCTGCAGCGATGTCTCCGTGA
- a CDS encoding DJ-1/PfpI family protein: MKKVLVVIGDASETLDTMYPYYRLQEAGFEPVVTAPEKRPYQMVMHEVKPGWTITKEWEGYTIECKVPFSEVNEADYAGIMFSGGRAPEYIRYDENLVRITRHFFETDKPIASVCHGVEIPAYAGCLEGRRMATVAKCRFDLEVCGGIFVDEPCVIDGNLVSGRTFHDNGYYIGPWIKLLEAQND, translated from the coding sequence ATGAAAAAGGTTCTAGTGGTCATCGGTGATGCAAGTGAAACGCTCGACACGATGTACCCATATTACCGGCTGCAAGAAGCCGGGTTTGAGCCGGTTGTCACCGCTCCCGAAAAACGTCCCTACCAAATGGTGATGCACGAGGTAAAACCAGGCTGGACGATCACCAAGGAATGGGAAGGCTATACGATCGAGTGCAAGGTTCCCTTTTCGGAGGTCAACGAAGCGGACTATGCCGGAATCATGTTTTCCGGGGGAAGAGCTCCCGAGTACATCCGCTACGACGAAAACCTCGTTCGCATCACCCGTCATTTCTTTGAAACCGACAAACCGATTGCAAGCGTTTGTCACGGCGTCGAAATCCCAGCTTACGCCGGTTGTCTCGAAGGCCGACGGATGGCGACCGTGGCGAAGTGTCGTTTTGACTTGGAGGTGTGCGGCGGCATTTTTGTTGATGAGCCTTGTGTGATCGATGGTAATTTGGTCAGCGGACGCACCTTCCACGACAATGGCTACTACATCGGCCCGTGGATCAAATTGCTCGAAGCCCAGAACGATTAA
- the serB gene encoding phosphoserine phosphatase SerB — protein MGNIFLLRFTGEDRVGLTSELTRTLAEIGAIVLDINQAVIHQSLLLGMMVRIADDVRVEQPIKAMAEELGLRVKIQAIADADYDDWVNRQGKPRYILTLLARSIDASHLAAVTKVITDEGLNIDVIHRLSGRPQRIESVDLPRRACVEFWLRGEPHDKPRMQARYMDLCRELAIDIAWQKDDAYRRSRRLVAFDMDSTLIQAEVIDELAKEAGCGESVAAITEMAMRGELDFDTSLRRRVATLRGLPESSLQRVAERLQLTEGAESLLLNLHELGYRTAILSGGFSYFGNRLRDRLGFNYVHANELEIVDGKLTGNVLDPIVNGQRKAELLEQIAAKEGINRRQIIAIGDGANDLPMLNRAGLGIAFHAKPIVRQEAGHAVSNLGLDALLYLLGVRDRERIEL, from the coding sequence ATGGGCAATATTTTCCTACTTCGCTTTACCGGCGAGGACCGAGTCGGCTTGACCTCCGAACTGACCAGGACGCTTGCGGAGATCGGCGCGATCGTTTTAGACATCAACCAGGCCGTGATCCATCAATCGCTGCTGTTGGGAATGATGGTGCGTATCGCGGACGACGTGAGAGTCGAGCAGCCGATCAAAGCGATGGCGGAAGAACTCGGTCTGCGAGTGAAGATCCAAGCGATTGCCGATGCCGACTACGACGACTGGGTCAACCGCCAAGGTAAACCTCGCTACATCCTGACCCTCTTGGCCCGCTCGATCGACGCATCGCACCTCGCCGCGGTAACCAAAGTGATCACGGACGAAGGCTTGAACATTGATGTGATTCACCGCCTGTCGGGGCGGCCTCAACGAATCGAGAGCGTCGACCTCCCCCGTCGCGCTTGTGTCGAATTTTGGCTGCGTGGTGAGCCCCACGATAAACCACGCATGCAAGCCCGCTACATGGACCTGTGTCGGGAATTGGCAATCGATATCGCTTGGCAAAAAGACGACGCCTACCGACGTTCACGACGCCTGGTTGCCTTCGATATGGATTCCACTTTGATTCAAGCCGAAGTTATCGATGAATTGGCCAAGGAAGCCGGCTGTGGCGAATCGGTCGCCGCGATCACCGAAATGGCCATGCGTGGCGAGCTGGATTTTGACACGTCGTTGCGACGCCGTGTCGCGACCTTGCGTGGATTACCGGAATCGTCGCTGCAACGTGTCGCCGAACGTTTGCAGTTGACCGAGGGAGCGGAATCGTTACTGCTCAATCTTCACGAACTGGGATACCGCACCGCAATCCTGTCCGGCGGCTTCAGCTACTTTGGAAACCGACTCCGCGATCGCTTGGGATTCAACTACGTGCATGCCAACGAATTGGAAATCGTCGATGGCAAATTGACCGGCAACGTGCTCGACCCCATCGTCAACGGCCAACGCAAAGCCGAATTACTCGAACAAATCGCTGCCAAAGAAGGGATCAATCGACGGCAAATCATCGCGATTGGGGATGGAGCCAACGATCTGCCGATGCTCAACCGAGCCGGCTTGGGCATTGCCTTTCATGCCAAACCGATCGTACGCCAAGAAGCCGGGCACGCCGTCTCGAATCTCGGCCTCGATGCCTTGCTCTATCTCCTGGGCGTCCGAGACCGAGAACGGATCGAACTCTAA
- a CDS encoding DUF6933 domain-containing protein translates to MLLRLSDRLASKVAIAELADSPIETNPCSDWSCRIFIANRAQYVLISNTLSLYSCVISCQGIRDRDSFVGNIVDAIDETMKAAEMQRAYDRLVAPPNGGVTFAKPLHRSVAVAMSDHVYAAKLYLSDGLAAPQIGFRLNHSRHPGLIDRQGRSSAKPWEVFAGLVDESDPSAPCSARSQ, encoded by the coding sequence GTGCTGCTGAGATTATCCGACAGACTCGCAAGCAAGGTCGCCATCGCAGAACTTGCCGATTCGCCGATCGAGACGAATCCGTGCTCCGATTGGTCATGCCGTATATTCATTGCCAATCGAGCTCAGTACGTCCTGATCAGCAATACATTGTCCCTGTATTCGTGTGTGATCAGCTGCCAAGGGATCAGGGATCGCGATTCGTTTGTCGGCAACATCGTTGATGCCATCGACGAAACCATGAAGGCTGCTGAGATGCAGCGGGCCTACGACCGGTTGGTTGCTCCGCCCAACGGGGGAGTGACCTTCGCAAAGCCGCTCCATCGCTCGGTGGCGGTGGCGATGAGCGATCATGTGTACGCCGCGAAACTCTACTTGTCCGATGGCTTGGCGGCTCCGCAAATCGGATTTCGGCTGAACCATTCACGGCATCCTGGCCTCATCGACCGTCAGGGACGTTCCTCAGCAAAGCCATGGGAGGTGTTCGCGGGTCTGGTAGACGAATCTGATCCATCGGCTCCTTGCTCAGCGAGGTCACAGTGA
- the xylA gene encoding xylose isomerase, which yields MSYFDCDKIQFEGPTSKNALAFKHYNPDEMIDGKSMKEHLRFAAAYWHVMRNDLSDPFGAGTARTPWDDGSSSVENALQRVDVFFEFLEKTGIEYYCWHDRDIAPELNDLSASNAALDRVVAKLKQKQAETGVKLLWGTACLFSHPRYAHGAATSPDASVYAYAGAQVKKAMEATKELDGLGYTFWGGREGYATLLNTNMKRELDHLAAFLHMAVEHAKQIGFEGPFYIEPKPREPSTHQYDSDAAACLNFLREYGLMDHFKLNIETNHATLAGHTMEHELTVSANAGMLGSIDANRGDTLIGWDTDQFPTDIYLTTQVMLVMLNTGGFSTGGLNFDAKRRRESHEPIDLIHAHIGGMDAFARGLKIAAAIRADGRLASFVQERYASFDRGLGAKVEAGQCSFADLETYALANGEPTLASGRQEMLENLINEFL from the coding sequence ATGTCTTATTTCGACTGCGACAAGATCCAATTTGAAGGGCCCACCTCCAAGAACGCCCTGGCTTTCAAGCACTACAATCCCGACGAAATGATCGACGGCAAGTCGATGAAAGAACACCTGCGTTTCGCGGCTGCCTATTGGCATGTGATGCGGAACGATCTCTCGGATCCCTTTGGTGCGGGCACCGCGCGGACGCCATGGGATGATGGTTCGAGTTCGGTGGAGAACGCACTGCAGCGAGTTGACGTCTTTTTTGAATTCCTCGAGAAAACAGGCATTGAATACTATTGCTGGCACGATCGCGATATTGCCCCGGAGCTTAATGATCTGTCCGCCTCCAACGCGGCGCTCGATCGCGTGGTCGCGAAGCTGAAGCAGAAGCAGGCGGAGACGGGCGTCAAACTGCTCTGGGGCACCGCCTGTTTGTTCTCGCATCCTCGCTACGCTCACGGGGCTGCGACTTCGCCCGATGCATCGGTTTATGCATACGCGGGGGCTCAGGTGAAGAAGGCCATGGAAGCGACCAAGGAGCTCGATGGGCTGGGGTATACGTTTTGGGGTGGCCGCGAGGGGTACGCCACCTTGTTGAACACGAATATGAAACGTGAACTTGATCACCTCGCAGCGTTTCTGCACATGGCGGTGGAGCACGCGAAGCAGATCGGGTTTGAGGGGCCCTTTTACATCGAGCCCAAGCCCCGTGAACCGTCCACGCATCAATACGACAGTGATGCCGCCGCCTGCCTAAATTTCCTTCGCGAATATGGCTTGATGGATCATTTCAAGCTGAACATCGAGACCAATCATGCCACGCTCGCCGGTCATACGATGGAGCACGAATTGACCGTCAGCGCGAATGCCGGGATGCTGGGCAGCATCGATGCCAACCGCGGGGACACGTTGATTGGATGGGATACCGATCAATTTCCAACCGATATTTATCTCACCACTCAAGTCATGTTAGTGATGTTGAATACGGGCGGTTTTAGCACGGGCGGATTGAACTTTGACGCCAAGCGTCGGCGTGAGTCTCACGAACCGATCGATTTGATCCACGCCCACATCGGTGGGATGGATGCATTCGCTCGCGGTTTGAAGATTGCGGCGGCGATCCGCGCCGATGGTCGCCTCGCTTCGTTCGTTCAAGAGCGTTACGCCAGTTTCGATCGGGGGCTCGGGGCCAAGGTCGAGGCGGGGCAATGTTCGTTCGCTGATTTGGAGACCTACGCGCTCGCCAACGGCGAACCGACGCTCGCCAGTGGTCGCCAAGAGATGCTGGAAAACCTGATCAACGAGTTTCTCTAG
- a CDS encoding phosphatase PAP2 family protein yields the protein MFQFNDLPFRRRLLQLIRFFRGREPIVLLGVLVVVLGIWGFIELADEVFEGDTGAFDRGAILWLRADDDLSRPIGPAWMAEVGRDLTALGGVAVILLAIASAAGFLALNRAYRTMAVLLVSTSTGIGASLLMKQWFARPRPDFVPHLSQVYTSSFPSGHAMMSAVVYLTLAALVAPVLRHFWLRFYVIAVAVVVTGLIGFSRVYMGVHYPTDVLAGWAAGLVWALLCWLISRALLPRSPPSEPNSRSTSVPSE from the coding sequence ATGTTCCAATTCAACGATCTACCCTTTCGGCGGCGGTTGCTCCAGCTGATCCGCTTCTTTCGCGGGCGTGAACCCATCGTCTTGTTGGGGGTGTTAGTTGTGGTGCTGGGGATATGGGGATTCATTGAGTTGGCGGACGAGGTGTTCGAGGGCGACACCGGAGCGTTTGACCGCGGAGCCATTCTCTGGCTGAGGGCGGACGATGATTTGTCTCGCCCGATTGGTCCAGCCTGGATGGCGGAGGTGGGCCGCGACCTAACGGCGCTCGGTGGCGTCGCGGTGATTCTGCTCGCGATTGCCTCGGCGGCTGGTTTTTTGGCGCTCAACCGAGCGTACCGCACCATGGCGGTGTTGTTGGTTTCGACGAGCACCGGGATCGGAGCCAGTTTGTTGATGAAGCAATGGTTTGCCCGTCCGCGTCCTGATTTCGTTCCCCATCTGTCCCAGGTCTATACGAGCAGCTTTCCCAGCGGCCATGCGATGATGTCGGCGGTCGTGTATTTGACGCTCGCCGCGTTGGTGGCTCCTGTGCTGCGGCATTTTTGGTTGCGTTTTTATGTGATCGCGGTGGCGGTGGTCGTGACGGGATTGATCGGCTTCAGTCGCGTTTATATGGGTGTGCATTACCCAACAGATGTGTTGGCCGGTTGGGCGGCCGGTTTGGTTTGGGCGTTACTGTGCTGGTTGATCTCGCGAGCACTCTTGCCCCGCTCCCCACCGTCCGAGCCCAATTCGCGTTCGACTTCGGTCCCGAGCGAGTAA
- a CDS encoding sulfatase family protein, which translates to MSRFTFLLALSIVCTASYAEPRRPNIVMILSDDQAWGDYSFMSHEAIQTPALDQLARESLTFTRGYVPNSLCRPSLSTIISGLYPHQHGIVGNDPPWAGMQEGRKRPNHTQPQYVKNREAYLSHIDNMKTLPDFLAPLGYRSLQTGKWWEGNYKRGGFSEGMTQGDFHKDGRHGDAGLKIGRTDMQPIESFLDSCSENKDPFFVWYAPFLPHTPHNPPKRILDQYRSKTDSLPMAKYWAMCQWFDETCGQLLTSLDERGLAENTIVIYVTDNGWINEIDSSRYAPRSKRSPNEGGTRTPIMIKWPGHVAPRLDNETLASSIDLVPTVLAAVGIQTDNALPGINLLDPAARESRDAIFGEIFEHDIQSMDDPVASLRYRWMIQGELKLILPSVRMTGEKAQLYNLKQDPHENNDLAATHPKIVASMSEAINAWWPAKSHDGSPSPTAE; encoded by the coding sequence ATGTCTCGCTTCACTTTCTTGCTCGCACTGTCGATCGTTTGCACCGCATCGTACGCGGAACCGAGGCGGCCCAACATTGTGATGATTTTGTCCGATGACCAAGCATGGGGCGATTACTCGTTCATGTCCCATGAAGCGATTCAAACGCCGGCGTTGGACCAACTCGCTCGCGAAAGCTTGACCTTCACCCGAGGCTATGTGCCCAATAGCCTTTGTCGTCCCTCGTTATCCACGATCATTTCCGGACTGTACCCGCACCAACACGGCATTGTTGGAAACGATCCGCCGTGGGCTGGGATGCAGGAAGGTCGTAAACGCCCCAACCACACTCAACCCCAGTACGTCAAAAACCGCGAAGCTTACCTTTCCCACATCGACAACATGAAGACGCTGCCGGACTTCTTGGCACCACTCGGCTATCGGTCATTGCAGACCGGTAAATGGTGGGAAGGCAATTACAAACGTGGTGGATTCAGTGAAGGGATGACGCAGGGCGATTTTCACAAAGATGGGCGTCACGGTGACGCGGGGCTCAAGATCGGACGCACCGACATGCAACCGATCGAGTCGTTTCTCGACAGCTGTAGCGAAAACAAGGATCCCTTTTTTGTTTGGTATGCGCCGTTTCTACCTCACACTCCCCACAACCCGCCAAAGCGAATTTTGGACCAGTACCGATCCAAGACGGACTCGTTACCCATGGCGAAATATTGGGCGATGTGCCAATGGTTTGATGAAACCTGCGGACAACTACTTACGTCGCTGGACGAACGTGGCTTAGCCGAGAACACGATTGTGATCTATGTCACCGATAACGGCTGGATCAATGAGATCGACTCCAGTCGTTATGCACCACGCAGCAAACGAAGTCCCAACGAAGGGGGAACCCGTACGCCAATCATGATCAAGTGGCCCGGACATGTCGCCCCTCGACTCGATAACGAAACGTTGGCCTCGTCGATTGATCTCGTTCCCACCGTGCTCGCAGCGGTGGGCATCCAGACCGACAATGCATTGCCGGGGATCAATTTGCTAGACCCAGCCGCACGTGAGTCTCGCGATGCGATCTTTGGCGAGATCTTTGAGCACGACATTCAATCGATGGACGATCCGGTGGCGAGTTTGCGATATCGATGGATGATCCAAGGCGAGTTGAAGTTGATTCTGCCATCGGTTCGCATGACAGGCGAAAAAGCACAGCTTTACAACTTGAAACAAGATCCTCACGAGAACAACGATCTCGCCGCGACCCATCCCAAGATCGTCGCGTCGATGAGCGAGGCGATCAACGCCTGGTGGCCCGCGAAATCGCACGATGGCTCGCCAAGCCCAACGGCCGAGTGA
- a CDS encoding Maf family protein yields MKFSDNLPLMRGLPCADLPTEESLILASGSPRRSQLLTAAGYAFTVQPASDEAECGMCSRETAPELVARYAYRKAADVAAKNDRGLVLAADTVASCYGQILGKPHDIEHAEVMLRQLSGRRHDVYSGVCVWSVSQNRCYVEVVRTELQMKTLSEEMLAHYLDSMMWEGKAGAFGFQDGNDWLEIIGGGSETNVVGLPMERLAEIFRDFDLLATAITTEKD; encoded by the coding sequence ATGAAATTTTCTGACAATCTGCCGCTGATGCGAGGTCTCCCCTGTGCGGACTTGCCGACCGAAGAATCGTTGATATTAGCGAGTGGCTCGCCGAGGCGCAGCCAATTATTGACCGCCGCCGGGTACGCGTTCACGGTGCAACCGGCCAGCGATGAAGCGGAATGCGGGATGTGCAGTCGTGAAACCGCTCCTGAATTGGTCGCCCGCTACGCCTACCGAAAAGCGGCCGATGTGGCCGCAAAGAACGACCGCGGACTGGTCCTCGCGGCCGACACCGTCGCCTCCTGTTACGGGCAAATCTTAGGAAAACCTCATGACATTGAGCACGCCGAAGTGATGCTGCGGCAACTCAGCGGCCGTCGCCACGATGTCTACTCCGGGGTTTGCGTCTGGTCGGTTAGCCAAAATCGATGCTACGTCGAAGTGGTACGCACCGAGTTGCAGATGAAGACGCTGAGCGAGGAAATGCTAGCACACTATCTCGATTCAATGATGTGGGAAGGCAAAGCGGGAGCGTTCGGATTCCAGGACGGTAACGACTGGCTCGAGATCATCGGCGGGGGCAGCGAAACCAATGTCGTTGGGCTGCCGATGGAACGACTTGCCGAAATATTCCGCGACTTTGACTTGCTAGCAACCGCAATAACGACTGAGAAAGATTGA
- a CDS encoding DUF1573 domain-containing protein: MFEVKTHDFRTVGRGTKSEFHFELTNKYEEDVHIAAVRSSCGCTTPTLTKETLKTHETGAVVATFNTSSFVGQKSATITVVFDKPFYAETQLKVSGFIRTDITFDPPEVAFGEFAAGDPQEREVVITHSGNSNWRITDVRSHCESLQVRLQPAELAPGVVRYRMRVKMKDSMDEGEIHERLTLISNDRAFPTTEMSISGRVRAAISVSPAAVNLGSNAPDAVIEKRLIVKGDEPFEVKDVLCSDDRFEFEIPVGSKKVHFIKVRFKGDGTEGSIAQKIRIVTDLAGDKSASCIVTGSLSNGK; the protein is encoded by the coding sequence ATGTTTGAGGTGAAAACCCATGACTTTCGCACCGTGGGTCGCGGGACGAAGAGCGAATTCCATTTTGAGCTCACCAACAAGTACGAAGAAGATGTCCATATCGCGGCGGTTCGCTCAAGTTGCGGATGCACCACTCCTACGCTGACCAAGGAGACGCTCAAGACGCACGAAACCGGAGCCGTGGTGGCGACCTTCAACACCAGTTCGTTTGTGGGCCAGAAGTCCGCGACCATTACAGTGGTCTTTGACAAACCCTTCTATGCGGAAACCCAGCTGAAAGTCAGCGGATTCATCCGTACCGACATCACCTTCGATCCTCCTGAAGTAGCGTTTGGCGAATTTGCCGCCGGCGACCCTCAAGAGCGTGAAGTCGTGATCACTCACAGCGGTAACTCGAATTGGCGGATCACGGACGTGCGAAGCCATTGCGAAAGTTTGCAGGTGCGATTGCAACCCGCCGAACTCGCTCCCGGAGTCGTTCGCTATCGCATGCGAGTCAAAATGAAGGATTCGATGGATGAAGGCGAGATCCACGAGCGTCTCACCTTGATCAGTAACGATCGCGCATTCCCCACGACGGAGATGTCCATTTCAGGGCGTGTTCGTGCTGCGATTAGTGTCTCGCCCGCCGCCGTCAACCTCGGATCAAACGCACCCGACGCGGTGATCGAAAAACGATTGATCGTGAAAGGGGATGAACCGTTCGAAGTCAAAGACGTGCTTTGTAGCGACGACCGCTTTGAGTTTGAGATCCCCGTCGGCAGCAAGAAAGTGCACTTCATTAAAGTGCGATTCAAAGGGGATGGCACCGAGGGCAGCATCGCTCAGAAGATTCGCATCGTGACCGATCTGGCAGGCGACAAATCGGCCTCGTGCATCGTGACGGGATCGCTATCCAACGGCAAGTAA